The nucleotide window AGCTTCCGAACCCGGTGTTCGGGCCGCGCCGCTGCAGGCGCTTGCGGTTCGACCGGGCCTTGCGCTCGAGCGGCGTCGCCCATGCCGAGATCACCCGTTCCGGCGCCGCTCCGCCCATGACCGCGCGGCTTGCGCTCCACCAGCTCTGCATCAGCGCGGGGCTCTTCTCGGTAACCATCCGCAGGCTCTCGGAGGGTTCGACCGACCAGAGCCCCGAGAAACCGAGCGCGCGGTAGGCGATCACCTGCTGCGCCTCTGCGGTAAGCGAGGCGACGCGCAGGGCGCTGCGTTGCCAGGCCAGCATCATCTCGAACATCTCAGAGCGCCCCCATGACCTTCTGGTTGAAGCCGTAGATCCGGCGCGCGCCGGACAGCGGGATCAACGCCACCTCGCGCCGCTGGCCGGGCTCGAAGCGCACCGCGGTGCCCGCGGCGATGTCGAGCCGGCGGCCCATCGCGGCCTCCCGGTCGAAATCGAGCGCCGGGTTGGTCTCGGCGAAATGGTAGTGCGACCCGACCTGAACCGGCCGGTCACCCGTGTTGGCAACCATCAGGGTGATCGGCTCGCGGCCCTCGTTGAGGGTCAGCTCACCAGCCGCGGGGAAGAGCTCTCCGGGGATCATTTCCGGTTCCGCACGCGCGACACGATCAGGTGACCCGCCAGCGCCGCGACGCCAAGCACCGCCACGGTGACGAGCCAGGACGCACCATCATGCGGATGCACATGTGCGGACTCGCCCGTGTGCGCCGCGAGCGGACCGGCAAGGACAACGAGGGGAAGGGCGTATTTCATGACTGCATCTCCTGCGGAATTCAGCGGATCGGGTTGTGGACGGTCACCAACTTCGTGCCGTCGGGAAAGGTTGCTTCGACCTGCACCTCGTGGATCATCTCGGGCACGCCTTCCATGCATTGCTCGACCGTGATGACCTGCGCGCCGGCCTCCATCATCTCGGCCACCGAGCGGCCGTCGCGGGCGCCCTCGACCACCGCGTCGGTGATCAGCGCGATCGCCTCGGGGTAGTTGAGCTTCACGCCGCGGCTCAGGCGTTTGCGGGCCACCTCGGCGGCCATGGCGACAAGAAGCTTGTCCTTTTCGCGGGGGGTCAGTTGCATGTGTCAGATCATCCAGGGTCGTGGCAGTTCGGCACCGCTGAGGCGGCGGAGGACAGGCGCAAGGTGGCCGCGAAGCGTGAAGCCGTCAACGGAAACCAGACGGGCGACGAGCAGATCCCCGGTCAGCGCCGAGACCCCCGCCGTGGCCGGCAGCATTTCAAGAAGGGCATCGCGGATCGAGGCCGCGCCAGGCGCAGCAAAGAGCACCGTGGCCATCGCACCTGCCCCGTCGGCGACCGCCGGG belongs to Salipiger profundus and includes:
- a CDS encoding antifreeze protein, coding for MFEMMLAWQRSALRVASLTAEAQQVIAYRALGFSGLWSVEPSESLRMVTEKSPALMQSWWSASRAVMGGAAPERVISAWATPLERKARSNRKRLQRRGPNTGFGS
- a CDS encoding urease subunit beta — encoded protein: MIPGELFPAAGELTLNEGREPITLMVANTGDRPVQVGSHYHFAETNPALDFDREAAMGRRLDIAAGTAVRFEPGQRREVALIPLSGARRIYGFNQKVMGAL
- a CDS encoding urease subunit gamma, translating into MQLTPREKDKLLVAMAAEVARKRLSRGVKLNYPEAIALITDAVVEGARDGRSVAEMMEAGAQVITVEQCMEGVPEMIHEVQVEATFPDGTKLVTVHNPIR